A genomic window from Spiroplasma helicoides includes:
- a CDS encoding amino acid permease, with protein MSFAIIFGFRNIVNNQNQFGFLACILFLVGGAIYAIPMVLITAEFGSVKKLKDQEAGLGSFCVFALGERGGFLASWSSYFGNLFFFATLAPFTIIALSYGFYGKNGFDELTQTFVDKNMLSTDDSARTSACILALFAIILFWAGTYISKKGPKWLGYVTNIGGTASLILGVLFILFALFYTLPVHGIQSDFRGVQDLDAVNSESFEGDWWAFMSAFPWLLFGYNGIETISVFIKDTKNGVKAFKIASIIGMSIVVGLMVVGSLVLTLTISQKQITDWKIPNADFLVFPYMIGLDEHSAGGKAIIHIAGLVTALNGIGSLFFWTAAPTKVFFSETPKNVMGKWLSKTDEYGMPHNALLAQAIVVTVILAVVGVTSTASDPNATTNIESSSKFLMKSIDATTTLAIVQMFYYFWGYIRFRWKMDDTERGTRFFKNKVFPIIICSVTLVILTVAFFFGCIPSPKSWSKDPGQAAIDFLFIFGGCVFFMAAGMLAYWFNVDRKARKSISVDNGNSSDEISEIGARNSSNNNSSQKAASKEAVEQ; from the coding sequence ATGAGTTTTGCTATCATTTTTGGTTTTAGAAATATTGTTAACAACCAAAATCAATTTGGTTTTCTAGCCTGCATATTATTTTTGGTAGGAGGGGCTATTTATGCAATTCCAATGGTTCTTATTACAGCAGAATTTGGAAGTGTAAAAAAACTTAAAGATCAAGAAGCTGGTCTTGGAAGTTTCTGTGTATTTGCTTTAGGTGAAAGAGGAGGTTTCTTAGCTAGTTGATCAAGCTACTTTGGTAATTTATTTTTCTTTGCAACATTAGCACCATTTACAATTATAGCTTTGAGTTATGGTTTTTATGGTAAAAATGGATTTGATGAATTAACACAAACTTTTGTAGATAAAAATATGCTAAGCACAGATGATTCTGCCAGAACAAGTGCATGTATACTTGCTTTGTTTGCAATTATATTATTTTGAGCAGGAACTTATATATCTAAAAAAGGTCCAAAATGATTAGGATACGTTACTAACATTGGTGGAACAGCAAGTTTAATTCTTGGTGTATTATTTATATTATTTGCTTTATTTTATACTTTACCAGTACATGGAATACAATCTGATTTTAGAGGTGTTCAAGATTTAGATGCAGTTAATTCAGAAAGTTTTGAAGGTGATTGATGAGCGTTTATGTCAGCATTTCCATGATTGTTATTTGGATATAATGGTATTGAAACAATAAGTGTATTTATAAAAGATACAAAAAATGGTGTAAAAGCATTTAAAATTGCTTCAATTATAGGTATGTCAATAGTTGTTGGTTTAATGGTTGTGGGTAGTTTAGTTTTAACTTTAACAATTAGTCAAAAACAAATTACAGATTGAAAAATTCCAAACGCTGACTTCTTAGTGTTTCCATACATGATAGGATTGGATGAGCACTCAGCAGGAGGAAAAGCAATCATTCATATTGCTGGTTTAGTAACAGCTTTAAATGGTATTGGCTCATTGTTTTTCTGAACAGCTGCTCCAACAAAAGTTTTCTTTTCAGAAACACCAAAAAATGTTATGGGAAAATGATTATCAAAAACAGATGAATATGGAATGCCACATAATGCTCTGTTAGCACAAGCTATTGTTGTTACAGTTATTCTTGCTGTAGTTGGTGTTACATCAACTGCATCAGATCCAAACGCAACAACAAATATAGAAAGTTCAAGTAAATTCTTGATGAAATCGATTGATGCAACGACCACACTAGCGATAGTACAAATGTTCTATTACTTCTGAGGTTACATAAGATTTAGATGGAAAATGGATGACACAGAAAGAGGAACAAGATTCTTCAAAAATAAAGTTTTCCCAATAATCATTTGTTCAGTGACTCTGGTCATACTAACAGTTGCTTTCTTCTTTGGATGTATACCAAGTCCAAAAAGTTGGTCAAAAGATCCAGGACAAGCAGCAATAGACTTCTTATTCATTTTTGGAGGATGTGTATTCTTTATGGCTGCTGGAATGTTAGCTTATTGATTTAATGTTGACAGAAAAGCTAGAAAAAGTATATCTGTTGATAATGGTAACAGTAGCGATGAAATTAGTGAAATAGGTGCTAGAAATTCAAGCAACAACAATAGTTCACAAAAAGCTGCTTCTAAAGAAGCTGTTGAACAATAA
- the ruvB gene encoding Holliday junction branch migration DNA helicase RuvB, whose amino-acid sequence MKLKFNENRPSSFDNYIGQSNIIKNLKIYIKSCIKRKSVLDHLLFYGPSGLGKTSLAYLISLEMNKKIYVLNGTSLQKPSDIISPLTTLKEGEILFIDEIHAISREVFEVLYPVLEDNNLSIIIGKDYNSKVVNINLPKFTLIGATTELNKLTNPFINRFPINFYFQGYSNEEIAKIIEINAPRLNLELNKNVLSFIAIHCKNNPRIAINVLKRLNDYIVIENPKIIDIEYICKVLKSLNIYKYGITAQDIFYLKILKENKIIGLESIKQIMNTQTSTIINNIEPNLLFNNLIVKTNKGRSITKKGEDFLNEIKFS is encoded by the coding sequence ATGAAGTTGAAGTTTAATGAAAATAGACCCTCAAGTTTTGATAATTATATTGGACAATCAAACATAATAAAAAATCTAAAAATATATATAAAATCTTGCATAAAAAGAAAATCAGTTTTAGATCATTTATTATTTTATGGACCAAGTGGCCTTGGTAAAACAAGTCTAGCATATCTTATTTCTTTAGAAATGAACAAAAAAATTTATGTTTTAAATGGCACTTCACTACAAAAACCAAGTGATATAATTTCGCCTTTAACAACTTTAAAAGAGGGAGAAATACTTTTTATAGATGAAATTCATGCAATATCAAGAGAAGTTTTTGAAGTTTTATACCCAGTTTTAGAAGATAATAATTTAAGTATTATAATTGGTAAAGATTATAATTCAAAAGTAGTTAATATTAATTTACCTAAATTCACATTAATTGGAGCAACCACAGAATTGAATAAACTTACTAATCCTTTTATAAATAGATTTCCTATTAATTTCTATTTTCAAGGATATTCTAATGAAGAAATAGCAAAAATAATAGAAATTAATGCGCCTAGACTTAATCTAGAACTCAATAAAAATGTATTGAGTTTTATTGCAATTCATTGTAAAAACAACCCCAGAATTGCTATAAATGTCTTAAAAAGACTAAATGATTATATAGTCATCGAGAATCCTAAAATTATAGATATAGAATATATCTGTAAAGTGCTTAAAAGCCTAAATATTTATAAATATGGGATAACTGCACAAGATATATTTTATTTAAAAATATTAAAAGAAAATAAAATAATAGGATTAGAATCAATAAAACAAATAATGAACACTCAAACTTCTACAATTATTAATAATATTGAACCGAATTTACTATTTAATAACCTGATTGTTAAAACAAATAAAGGAAGATCTATTACGAAAAAAGGAGAAGATTTTTTAAATGAAATAAAATTTTCTTAA
- a CDS encoding LD-carboxypeptidase, which produces MKLGLYHPSDFINDNEFEYELAQKFFVKKGFKIIKPNEDSIKHGLNVALAFEFNKMISRKPYLVLPTYCFENTNSFLDLIDYKAIKQSKAIFCGNSYTTSILSSIFNKTGNSTFYGPNFIRQFNQVAKNEIYADLIDSITNKVSFKGNYDKDNILQNEWLFDGKGEITGYFYGGEIESIIKIWNTEYIPKISSKTIFYIDGIINDRYKILSFLNFFKQKQIFSKCKAVIFAKSLVNDEELKKMVDSLLIGSKKANVVYGVEGMFSEKMIIWKLNAKTTINFSKKTIYQQNY; this is translated from the coding sequence ATGAAGCTAGGTTTATATCATCCATCAGACTTTATAAATGATAATGAATTTGAGTATGAATTGGCACAAAAGTTTTTCGTTAAAAAGGGTTTTAAAATAATAAAGCCAAATGAAGATAGCATAAAACATGGCTTAAACGTTGCTCTAGCATTTGAATTTAATAAAATGATTTCTAGAAAACCTTATTTAGTTTTACCTACATATTGCTTTGAAAACACCAATTCTTTTTTAGATCTTATTGATTATAAGGCTATCAAACAATCTAAGGCTATTTTTTGTGGAAATTCATATACAACATCAATATTAAGCTCTATTTTCAACAAGACTGGTAATAGCACATTTTATGGTCCAAATTTTATTAGACAATTTAATCAAGTTGCAAAAAATGAAATTTATGCTGATCTGATAGATAGTATTACAAATAAAGTTTCTTTTAAAGGTAACTACGATAAAGATAATATTTTACAGAATGAATGATTATTTGATGGTAAGGGTGAAATAACGGGTTATTTTTATGGAGGAGAAATAGAATCTATAATTAAAATATGAAATACAGAATATATACCAAAAATTAGTTCAAAAACTATATTTTATATTGACGGAATTATAAATGACAGATATAAAATATTATCATTTCTAAACTTTTTTAAACAAAAACAAATATTCAGCAAGTGTAAAGCGGTGATTTTTGCTAAATCATTAGTCAATGATGAAGAATTAAAAAAAATGGTTGATAGTCTACTTATAGGTTCAAAAAAAGCTAATGTTGTTTATGGTGTTGAAGGCATGTTTTCTGAAAAAATGATTATATGAAAATTAAATGCAAAAACTACTATAAACTTCAGTAAAAAAACTATATATCAACAAAACTATTAG
- a CDS encoding YqeG family HAD IIIA-type phosphatase, whose translation MAKGKKSFLLLNYFKPSIYLESYKKVNLESLKNSGIKLVMCDMDNTLIGWNERIPTTDVINFVKAVYAHNMEFVLFSNNIRSRVENFAKKAGIKNYFWDCKKPLLGKMKLVKKLMPYKENEVVLIGDQLITDVLVANRCHIKSILVSPVGRNNGESKFMQFLENFIFKRLAQKNILHEGFYNEGELGGNYEIL comes from the coding sequence ATGGCTAAAGGTAAAAAAAGTTTTTTATTACTAAATTATTTTAAACCATCAATTTACTTGGAAAGTTATAAAAAAGTAAATTTAGAGTCTTTAAAAAATAGTGGTATAAAATTAGTAATGTGTGATATGGATAATACTTTGATTGGATGGAATGAGAGAATTCCAACAACTGATGTTATAAATTTTGTTAAAGCTGTTTATGCACATAATATGGAATTTGTTTTATTTTCAAACAATATAAGAAGTAGAGTAGAAAATTTTGCAAAAAAGGCAGGCATAAAAAATTATTTTTGAGACTGCAAAAAACCTTTATTAGGTAAAATGAAGTTGGTCAAAAAATTAATGCCTTATAAAGAAAATGAAGTAGTATTGATAGGAGATCAATTAATTACTGATGTTTTAGTGGCAAATAGATGTCACATCAAAAGCATACTTGTTTCACCTGTAGGACGTAATAACGGAGAATCAAAATTTATGCAATTTTTAGAAAACTTTATTTTTAAAAGATTAGCACAAAAAAATATATTGCACGAAGGTTTTTATAATGAAGGAGAATTAGGTGGAAATTATGAAATACTCTAA
- a CDS encoding IS3 family transposase, whose protein sequence is MSKNLTVEEWMKIIQIYKKQGIQIAEQEYRIIKAKQIKFSQFIKKRIKQKTYLVDNYGMKSLNRKKGSGRYKKRDDSDIPGIISDLTEEQKREIIEDWIKSQRDKKERNAISKIKSLNISMKARIISMHRTTFYKKPKVRRYKYNNLKNTVEEILKESKFIYGSRKISVLLKEKHMSINDRTLRHYLKRWGFIIKTRIKKRQAESKNINTKFKDLVKRNYNPTIDNIIATDVSYIPGLVEGNNYYLSAAISHKTKKIESWCLSKNNNSQLVIDTLNKINKSNFILHSDHGSQYSSNEVIELVKQMNCQTSMSRVGNSLDNREIEYFFSCLKGEYLNHINTNKMNIDEIYNHIDWYIDWYNNKRIQKILNWKTPATAGAII, encoded by the coding sequence ATGTCAAAAAACCTAACTGTAGAAGAATGAATGAAAATAATTCAAATATATAAAAAACAAGGAATTCAAATTGCAGAACAAGAATATCGTATAATTAAAGCAAAACAGATTAAATTTTCACAATTTATTAAAAAAAGAATAAAACAAAAAACTTATTTAGTAGATAATTATGGTATGAAAAGTTTAAATAGAAAAAAAGGCTCTGGAAGATACAAAAAAAGAGATGATTCTGATATTCCAGGAATAATTAGTGATCTGACTGAAGAGCAAAAAAGAGAAATAATTGAAGATTGAATAAAAAGTCAGAGAGATAAAAAGGAAAGAAATGCGATTAGCAAAATAAAATCTCTAAACATAAGTATGAAAGCAAGAATTATATCAATGCATAGAACAACATTTTACAAAAAACCAAAAGTTAGAAGATATAAATACAATAATTTAAAAAACACAGTTGAAGAAATATTAAAGGAGTCCAAGTTTATATATGGTAGCAGAAAAATAAGTGTTTTATTAAAAGAAAAACATATGTCAATCAACGATAGAACTTTAAGGCACTATCTAAAAAGATGAGGTTTTATAATTAAAACCCGAATTAAAAAAAGACAAGCAGAATCAAAAAATATTAATACTAAATTTAAGGATTTAGTGAAGCGCAATTATAATCCTACTATAGACAATATAATTGCTACTGATGTTTCTTACATTCCGGGTTTGGTAGAAGGAAATAATTACTATTTATCTGCAGCTATTAGTCATAAAACTAAAAAAATTGAATCATGATGTTTATCAAAAAACAACAACTCGCAATTAGTTATAGATACTTTAAATAAAATTAATAAATCAAATTTTATATTACATTCAGATCATGGCTCTCAATACTCTAGTAATGAAGTTATAGAATTGGTAAAACAAATGAATTGTCAAACTTCAATGAGCAGAGTTGGCAATTCCTTAGATAATAGAGAAATAGAGTATTTTTTTAGTTGTTTAAAAGGTGAGTATCTAAATCACATTAATACAAACAAAATGAATATTGATGAAATTTATAATCATATAGATTGATATATAGATTGATATAATAATAAAAGAATACAAAAAATTTTGAATTGAAAAACGCCAGCTACTGCCGGCGCTATTATTTAA
- the rpsU gene encoding 30S ribosomal protein S21: MASVVVREGEPIEKALKRFQKVAASSKAEARKREYHLSKKEKRIYKQKQNRKFG; the protein is encoded by the coding sequence ATGGCAAGCGTTGTAGTACGTGAAGGTGAACCAATTGAAAAAGCTTTAAAACGTTTTCAAAAAGTAGCTGCTTCCTCAAAAGCTGAAGCAAGAAAACGTGAATATCACCTAAGTAAGAAAGAAAAAAGAATTTACAAACAAAAACAAAACAGAAAATTTGGGTAA
- the coaBC gene encoding bifunctional phosphopantothenoylcysteine decarboxylase/phosphopantothenate--cysteine ligase CoaBC — protein MKSVNLIVTGGIAASKSKEIYELLSKKYKVNIILSDNASKFVNFEQIKTISKIFEQDFYNNHSYGDHIKLAFEADLNVVYPASYNFIGQIANGLASNICSLVFAVSKSPLILFPSMNFNMYSNPILRENKNKLLKLSNIVWIEPKMGKMASGHIGIGRALEPKEVSDIVDKHFLEFKKFNDKKILINVGRARSWIDKVRYITNASSGLMGISLRNNAKPHFKDVKTIFGDTDYIVNLDENNIYAQTNDEMLEEMKKQYIDSDIVICSAALNDFEVLNKVDKKIEKRSIENEQLKIDLKHSVDVLKELGKEKDKQYLVGFSLANDFDFDKAWIKLEEKNLDMLIVNLVSAINAKESEIKIIIKRNKKVVQFDFDNKNNLAHMILKTIHDEI, from the coding sequence ATGAAAAGTGTTAATTTGATAGTTACAGGTGGTATTGCCGCTTCTAAATCAAAAGAAATATATGAATTATTATCTAAAAAATATAAAGTAAATATAATTTTAAGTGATAATGCTTCAAAATTTGTAAATTTCGAACAAATCAAGACTATAAGCAAAATATTTGAACAAGATTTTTATAATAATCACTCATATGGAGATCATATAAAATTAGCTTTTGAAGCTGACCTAAATGTTGTGTATCCAGCAAGTTACAATTTTATTGGACAAATCGCTAATGGTTTAGCCTCAAATATATGCTCATTGGTTTTTGCTGTTAGCAAATCACCTTTAATTTTATTTCCAAGTATGAATTTTAACATGTATTCTAATCCAATTTTGAGGGAAAATAAAAACAAATTATTAAAGTTATCAAATATAGTATGAATTGAACCAAAAATGGGTAAAATGGCCAGTGGACATATAGGTATAGGTAGAGCCTTAGAGCCAAAAGAAGTTTCAGATATAGTTGATAAACATTTTTTAGAATTTAAAAAGTTTAATGATAAGAAAATACTAATAAATGTTGGAAGAGCAAGAAGTTGAATAGATAAAGTAAGATACATAACAAACGCAAGTAGTGGTCTAATGGGTATATCTCTTAGAAATAATGCCAAACCTCATTTTAAAGATGTTAAAACAATTTTTGGGGATACTGATTATATTGTTAATTTAGATGAAAATAATATTTATGCACAAACTAACGATGAAATGTTAGAAGAAATGAAAAAGCAATACATTGATTCTGATATTGTAATTTGTTCAGCGGCTTTGAATGATTTTGAAGTTTTGAACAAAGTAGATAAAAAAATTGAAAAAAGATCAATCGAAAATGAACAGCTAAAAATTGATTTAAAACATAGTGTAGATGTTTTAAAAGAATTGGGTAAAGAAAAAGATAAACAGTATTTAGTGGGTTTTAGTTTGGCAAATGATTTTGACTTTGATAAAGCATGAATTAAGTTAGAAGAAAAAAATTTAGATATGCTTATTGTTAATCTGGTTTCAGCAATCAATGCAAAAGAAAGCGAAATAAAAATTATTATTAAAAGAAATAAAAAAGTAGTGCAATTTGATTTTGATAATAAAAACAATCTAGCTCATATGATATTAAAAACAATACATGATGAAATTTAA
- the hpt gene encoding hypoxanthine phosphoribosyltransferase, whose amino-acid sequence MHPLVKEVLYTEEQIKERIKELGKEISEYYIENNQSNDAVIMLGLLRGCITFMGNFLTTFTPECEIDFMTVSSYSGTESSGKLKITQDVKTSLKDRTVLIVEDIIDTGLTLEFVKDYLYSQGARDVKVVVLFDKPGSRKNNIQADWRGFSIKNDFVIGFGFDIDNKLRNLPYVGICDTDKLKDWKW is encoded by the coding sequence ATGCACCCATTAGTAAAAGAAGTTCTGTATACTGAAGAACAAATAAAAGAAAGAATAAAAGAATTAGGAAAAGAAATTAGCGAATATTACATAGAAAATAATCAAAGTAATGATGCTGTTATTATGTTAGGTCTATTAAGAGGATGTATTACATTTATGGGAAACTTTTTAACCACTTTTACACCAGAGTGTGAAATTGATTTCATGACTGTTTCATCATATAGCGGTACTGAAAGTTCTGGAAAATTAAAAATAACTCAAGATGTTAAAACATCTTTGAAAGATAGAACAGTTCTTATTGTAGAAGATATAATTGATACTGGATTAACATTAGAGTTTGTTAAAGACTATTTATATTCTCAAGGGGCAAGAGATGTCAAAGTTGTTGTTTTATTTGATAAACCAGGCTCAAGAAAAAATAATATTCAAGCTGATTGAAGAGGTTTTTCGATAAAAAATGATTTTGTTATAGGATTTGGTTTTGATATTGATAATAAACTTAGAAATTTACCATATGTAGGAATATGTGATACAGATAAGTTAAAAGACTGAAAATGATAA
- a CDS encoding Holliday junction ATP-dependent DNA helicase RuvA, whose translation MYYLNAKLVNVSSNEIIVESNDIGYKGFIVDSYDKTFNVDNNIKLYVLNYKNEYVDEYLFFQNLDVYKVANLLLSIKNFGIKSLLAIFSNIDYEKFINYVKNKEIIELVRVTGIGENKIKDIVTVISKNLLNEKYSKNQMVVISSLHKLGYKISSIYKVISLIDGKSDQESIFREAVIKLNEVEV comes from the coding sequence ATGTATTATTTAAATGCTAAATTAGTAAATGTTTCTTCGAATGAAATTATAGTTGAAAGTAATGATATTGGATATAAAGGTTTTATTGTTGATTCATATGATAAAACATTTAATGTCGATAATAATATAAAATTATATGTTTTAAACTATAAGAACGAATATGTGGATGAATATTTATTTTTTCAAAACCTAGATGTTTATAAAGTGGCTAATTTATTATTAAGCATAAAAAATTTTGGGATTAAATCTTTATTAGCAATATTCAGTAATATAGATTATGAAAAATTTATAAATTATGTAAAAAATAAAGAAATTATAGAACTGGTAAGAGTTACTGGTATTGGCGAAAATAAGATTAAAGACATTGTCACGGTAATATCCAAAAACTTATTAAATGAAAAATACAGTAAAAATCAAATGGTTGTTATAAGTTCATTGCATAAACTAGGTTATAAAATATCTAGTATCTACAAAGTGATTTCACTAATTGATGGAAAGTCTGATCAAGAAAGCATTTTTAGAGAGGCGGTAATAAAATTAAATGAAGTTGAAGTTTAA